A genomic window from Silene latifolia isolate original U9 population chromosome 11, ASM4854445v1, whole genome shotgun sequence includes:
- the LOC141612865 gene encoding F-box/kelch-repeat protein At3g23880-like — MTRLPDHLILENILPRLPVRSLFRFKSVCKDWLYAISRHDFAKSHLRYSSGRPHNFLLLANDSERCNYVFNLLSYDEIQHDLKHVILPLDIDNNGVGGVIDIVGSCDGLVCLYRELNQHRTFYLWNPAIRQSQEIDQIVELEEIEPFMFTAAYGFGHGSYTDDYKIVAIFTSYTNDLNTHLYVYSLVIGKWRRIACVLDNNRVSTIGIHKGVLIDNTVYWPLRIRDQGDQENRVVGFNLDDEQLEVHPWMSWLLQESEANLPLFGIQGCLSLCRYVDNTCFDVWMLKDRNDWNSWEKLFYVNVGYVDFIHFSKNGKCLVHHLKELKVIDQGQDVTQCHQGDDTNLGGHYDGHLWDVEDYIESFVWPF, encoded by the coding sequence ATGACGCGTCTTCCTGATCACCTGATACTAGAAAATATATTACCAAGACTTCCGGTAAGATCTCTATTTCGCTTCAAGTCCGTTTGTAAGGATTGGTTATACGCCATTTCGAGGCATGATTTTGCAAAATCGCACCTTAGATATTCATCCGGGCGCCCTCATAACTTTCTTTTACTTGCAAATGATTCAGAAAGATGTAATTATGTGTTCAACTTGTTATCCTACGATGAAATTCAACACGATTTAAAACATGTAATACTTCCCCTAGACATTGATAATAATGGTGTAGGTGGGGTTATAGATATAGTTGGTTCTTGTGACGGGCTTGTATGCTTGTACCGCGAATTAAACCAACATCGTACCTTCTATCTTTGGAACCCTGCTATTCGACAAAGTCAAGAAATTGACCAAATTGTTGAACTTGAAGAAATCGAACCCTTTATGTTCACGGCAGCTTATGGGTTCGGTCATGGATCATACACTGACGACTACAAGATTGTTGCCATTTTTACGAGTTATACTAATGATTTAAATACTCATTTATACGTATATTCTTTGGTCATTGGAAAATGGCGAAGAATAGCTTGTGTTTTAGATAATAATCGTGTGTCTACAATAGGAATTCATAAGGGTGTTTTGATCGATAACACTGTGTACTGGCCTCTTAGAATTCGCGATCAAGGAGATCAAGAAAATCGCGTTGTTGGATTTAATTTAGATGACGAACAATTGGAGGTACACCCATGGATGAGCTGGTTGCTTCAAGAGAGCGAAGCTAACCTGCCTTTGTTTGGGATACAAGGTTGCTTGTCATTGTGTCGTTACGTAGATAATACTTGTTTCGATGTTTGGATGTTGAAAGATCGAAATGATTGGAATTCATGGGAGAAATTGTTCTATGTTAATGTCGGGTATGTCGATTTCATTCACTTCTCAAAGAATGGAAAGTGTTTGGTACACCATTTGAAGGAGCTCAAGGTGATCGATCAAGGTCAGGACGTTACACAATGTCACCAAGGGGATGACACTAATTTGGGTGGACATTACGACGGTCATTTATGGGATGTGGAAGATTATATTGAGAGTTTCGTCTGGCCTTTTTGA